In the genome of Paenibacillus pabuli, one region contains:
- a CDS encoding PspA/IM30 family protein, which translates to MSIFKRLRDLTMSNINSIIDKAEDPIKMTDQYIRDMQEDLEDAEKAVAAQIAIEKKFKQLFEEQEALVKKREEQAHTAARAQNMDLARRALEEKKVAEEKMAEYKTSYDQNKASADNLRGKLDEMRKQLTQMKNKRETLVARYNAAKAQTEINKALNGFSSDTASAGMKRMEEKMMQMEAQAEASNEMSSKGKSLDDEFEKLGKDQAVEDELAALMKQYENKN; encoded by the coding sequence ATGTCCATTTTCAAACGATTACGCGATTTAACAATGTCTAACATTAACTCCATTATTGACAAGGCGGAAGATCCGATCAAAATGACGGATCAATACATCCGGGATATGCAGGAAGATCTGGAAGATGCGGAGAAAGCTGTAGCTGCACAGATCGCCATTGAGAAGAAATTCAAGCAGCTGTTTGAAGAACAGGAAGCCCTCGTGAAGAAACGTGAGGAGCAGGCACATACAGCAGCGCGTGCACAGAATATGGATTTGGCCCGTCGGGCACTGGAAGAGAAAAAAGTGGCTGAAGAGAAGATGGCCGAATACAAAACAAGCTATGACCAAAACAAGGCTTCTGCCGATAACCTTCGTGGCAAGCTGGACGAAATGCGCAAACAATTGACCCAAATGAAAAACAAACGTGAAACATTGGTTGCGCGCTATAACGCTGCAAAAGCCCAAACCGAAATCAACAAGGCGCTGAACGGATTTAGCTCCGATACAGCAAGTGCCGGCATGAAGCGTATGGAAGAGAAAATGATGCAGATGGAAGCCCAGGCTGAAGCCAGCAATGAGATGTCGTCCAAAGGTAAATCGCTGGATGATGAGTTCGAGAAGCTGGGCAAGGATCAGGCTGTTGAGGATGAACTGGCGGCATTGATGAAGCAATACGAAAATAAGAACTAA
- a CDS encoding polysaccharide deacetylase family protein, protein MRIRLIMLSIMVMLLGGSYAPAQLWAYSSPQTEPASKSNSSDEEQLTLGQLRQKYADTFKTNGPSTKKVALTFDDVPDPRFTPQVLDILKKYKVRATFFIVGHRAEKHPDLVKRMVKEGHIVGNHSYNHPEFSKLSMNAFRKQILHTGDIIRNLAGYTPKMIRPPYGDINEQQLQWAAKQHYSIVNWNVDSLDWKGLSKKEVKQNILSAVKPGSIVLQHAGGGVGSKLSGSIEALPEVIEELRNRGYELVTLDEMLELPKGK, encoded by the coding sequence ATGCGTATACGCCTCATCATGTTATCCATCATGGTCATGCTTCTGGGAGGAAGTTACGCTCCTGCTCAATTATGGGCTTATTCAAGCCCGCAAACCGAACCTGCTTCGAAGTCTAATTCTTCCGACGAGGAACAGCTGACACTGGGACAGCTCAGACAGAAATATGCGGATACATTTAAAACCAATGGTCCCTCAACAAAAAAGGTCGCACTGACTTTTGATGACGTACCTGATCCTCGGTTCACCCCGCAGGTACTGGATATTTTAAAAAAATATAAGGTACGGGCTACGTTTTTCATTGTGGGACATCGCGCTGAGAAACATCCGGATTTGGTGAAACGCATGGTGAAGGAAGGGCACATCGTTGGCAATCACAGCTACAATCACCCGGAATTCAGTAAGCTGTCCATGAATGCATTTCGCAAACAGATCTTACATACCGGGGATATTATTCGTAATCTGGCGGGTTACACACCCAAAATGATTCGTCCACCCTATGGCGATATTAACGAGCAGCAGCTGCAATGGGCGGCCAAACAACATTACAGCATCGTGAACTGGAACGTCGATTCCCTGGACTGGAAGGGACTCTCCAAAAAAGAAGTTAAACAAAACATCCTCTCGGCTGTTAAACCAGGTTCCATTGTTCTGCAGCATGCAGGGGGCGGTGTCGGCTCGAAGCTGAGTGGCTCTATCGAGGCGTTGCCTGAAGTCATCGAAGAATTGCGAAACCGCGGGTACGAGCTGGTAACTTTGGACGAAATGCTGGAACTGCCAAAGGGTAAATAG
- a CDS encoding 3D domain-containing protein, with protein sequence MINKKRIAKTATALLTAAMLIQAVPAHADSVHVAKEGDTFYTLSKQYGVGLNALIKANNDISAYNIYGGLKITIPGKTTNTASAAAKTVTAASLDVNSDSKVVQAWGKTFDYSKTVDVKATAYSSDASENGGWGAVDYFGNPLELGTIAVDPSIIPLGTKVLVTGHTHPGLPKQAFVATARDVGSAIKGHKIDIFIPGSKQSVSTFGIQDVELYILK encoded by the coding sequence ATGATTAACAAGAAACGTATAGCCAAAACAGCAACAGCTTTGCTGACAGCAGCAATGCTCATTCAGGCCGTTCCGGCTCATGCCGATTCAGTTCATGTGGCCAAAGAAGGGGATACCTTCTACACCTTATCCAAACAATATGGAGTCGGGCTTAACGCACTTATTAAAGCTAACAATGACATTTCTGCTTACAACATTTATGGTGGTTTGAAAATTACGATTCCAGGTAAAACAACGAATACAGCTTCTGCTGCAGCTAAAACGGTAACCGCCGCAAGTCTTGATGTAAATTCGGATAGCAAGGTTGTACAGGCATGGGGAAAAACGTTTGATTACAGCAAAACTGTCGATGTAAAGGCAACAGCATACTCTTCTGATGCTTCCGAAAATGGAGGATGGGGTGCTGTGGATTACTTCGGTAATCCGCTTGAATTGGGTACCATTGCGGTAGACCCAAGTATCATTCCATTGGGTACAAAGGTACTTGTGACTGGTCATACACATCCAGGACTGCCAAAGCAGGCATTTGTCGCTACGGCTCGTGATGTGGGCAGCGCCATTAAAGGTCACAAGATCGATATCTTTATTCCTGGCAGCAAGCAATCTGTGAGCACATTTGGTATTCAGGATGTTGAACTTTACATTTTGAAATAA
- a CDS encoding amino acid ABC transporter ATP-binding protein — protein sequence MIDVRQLYKSYDKNEVLKGINVTIGKGEVVVVIGPSGSGKSTFLRCLNLLEQPTSGEINFEGVSITDQKHNINETREKMGMVFQHFNLFPHKTVQQNITIAPIKVKKQPAHEAEQICADLLKTVGLSDKKDAYPNQLSGGQKQRIAIARALAMQPHVMLFDEPTSALDPEMVGEVLDVMKRLAEGGMTMVIVTHEMGFAREVGDRILFMDGGVIVEEGTPAEVFGEPKHARTRDFLAKVL from the coding sequence GTGATAGACGTTAGACAATTATATAAATCCTATGATAAGAACGAAGTGCTCAAAGGCATTAACGTAACGATTGGCAAAGGCGAGGTTGTCGTGGTCATCGGTCCGTCCGGATCGGGGAAAAGTACCTTTTTGCGTTGTCTGAACTTACTGGAGCAGCCTACTTCCGGTGAGATTAACTTTGAGGGAGTTTCGATCACTGACCAGAAACATAACATTAATGAAACTCGTGAAAAAATGGGGATGGTCTTCCAGCATTTCAATCTGTTTCCGCACAAAACGGTGCAGCAGAACATTACGATTGCGCCCATTAAAGTGAAGAAACAGCCTGCACACGAAGCGGAACAAATCTGTGCAGATTTGCTCAAGACGGTTGGCCTCTCTGACAAAAAAGACGCCTATCCAAATCAGCTGTCTGGTGGACAAAAACAACGGATCGCTATTGCAAGAGCTCTTGCGATGCAGCCGCATGTCATGCTGTTTGACGAGCCTACTTCTGCACTGGACCCTGAAATGGTCGGCGAAGTACTGGATGTCATGAAGCGGCTTGCAGAGGGCGGAATGACCATGGTAATTGTAACGCATGAGATGGGCTTCGCACGCGAAGTGGGTGACCGCATCCTTTTTATGGATGGCGGGGTTATTGTAGAAGAAGGAACACCTGCTGAAGTGTTCGGTGAGCCCAAGCATGCACGTACACGTGACTTCCTCGCTAAAGTGCTCTAA
- a CDS encoding ABC transporter substrate-binding protein/permease, with amino-acid sequence MKLISRYTMMLLAFVVLLTTVAPVALATGTTGNSGSKKLVLGTSADFAPYEFHKVIDGKDQIVGFDISIAKEIAADLGAELVIEDMGFDGLLPALQSGRVDMVISGMTPTDERKQSIDFSDTYYKSKQVIMIRNADKDKYPTMADLENEKIGVQKGSIQETIGQGIPGAKLTALDKISDIVLQLQTNRVNAAIVEDTVAAGYLDDIIGLAPAIPDEEQAEAAIGIRKGNTELLNAVNGTLKRLKSENKIDQMVTEASKLMAEKSKQNIFEVFWQYKSFYATGVGYTLLLSALGVIFGVIIGLIICLFRLHDIAILRWIGTVYVEVIRGTPMLVQLMIIYYGVSLTFGINFSALQAGIITLSINSGAYLAEIFRAGIQGVDRGQLEAARSLGMGRGAAMRFIVLPQAFKAVLPAIGNEFVTIIKESSIISVIGMVDIMYQASVVKNITYQGMNPFLIAAAIYFVLTFILSKLLGRLERKLGASDRR; translated from the coding sequence TTGAAATTGATTAGTCGTTACACCATGATGCTGCTAGCTTTTGTGGTATTGCTAACTACGGTTGCTCCTGTTGCGTTGGCAACGGGAACTACAGGCAATTCAGGCAGTAAAAAGCTGGTGCTCGGTACAAGTGCCGATTTTGCACCATATGAATTCCATAAAGTCATTGATGGTAAAGACCAAATCGTCGGATTTGATATTTCGATTGCTAAAGAAATTGCTGCCGATCTTGGCGCAGAACTTGTAATAGAGGATATGGGTTTTGACGGACTTCTTCCTGCTTTGCAGAGTGGTCGTGTGGATATGGTCATCTCGGGTATGACACCAACGGATGAACGTAAACAAAGCATTGACTTCTCCGATACCTATTATAAATCAAAGCAAGTCATCATGATTCGCAATGCGGATAAAGATAAATATCCAACCATGGCTGATCTGGAGAATGAAAAAATTGGAGTTCAAAAAGGCTCCATTCAGGAAACGATTGGTCAGGGAATCCCAGGGGCAAAACTGACAGCACTGGATAAAATATCCGACATCGTGCTGCAATTGCAAACCAATCGTGTAAATGCTGCGATCGTTGAAGATACGGTAGCTGCCGGTTATCTCGATGATATTATTGGACTAGCTCCGGCTATTCCGGATGAAGAGCAGGCCGAAGCGGCAATCGGGATTCGTAAGGGCAATACAGAATTGCTGAATGCAGTGAACGGAACGCTCAAACGTCTGAAAAGCGAAAATAAAATCGATCAGATGGTCACTGAAGCAAGCAAGTTGATGGCAGAGAAGAGTAAACAAAACATTTTCGAAGTATTCTGGCAGTACAAAAGCTTCTATGCAACAGGTGTGGGCTACACTCTCTTACTGTCTGCACTCGGTGTAATCTTCGGGGTCATTATCGGTTTGATCATCTGTCTGTTCCGTCTGCATGACATCGCCATTTTACGCTGGATCGGAACAGTTTATGTTGAGGTCATTCGTGGTACGCCAATGCTGGTGCAATTGATGATTATCTATTACGGTGTTTCATTGACTTTTGGGATTAATTTCTCGGCTCTTCAGGCGGGGATTATTACACTGTCCATTAATAGTGGTGCCTATCTTGCCGAGATTTTCCGCGCTGGTATACAGGGTGTGGATCGCGGCCAACTGGAAGCAGCTCGTTCCCTGGGGATGGGAAGAGGTGCGGCCATGCGTTTCATCGTGCTCCCACAGGCGTTCAAAGCGGTGTTACCGGCGATCGGTAATGAGTTCGTGACCATTATCAAGGAATCCTCCATTATCTCGGTTATCGGTATGGTGGACATTATGTACCAGGCAAGTGTGGTCAAAAATATTACGTATCAAGGGATGAATCCATTCCTGATTGCGGCAGCCATCTACTTTGTGCTGACGTTCATTTTGTCCAAACTGCTGGGTCGACTGGAAAGGAAGTTGGGTGCAAGTGATAGACGTTAG
- a CDS encoding M20 family metallopeptidase produces the protein MTHTKTQILTVIDQYASRFKEISSYIGANPELGNEEYLASARLKEELTYHGFTVEAPVLGLDTAFIGTYSASKAGPTIALLCEYDALPEIGHACGHHLICMMSLGAAVGLKSILDEVGGTLKVFGTPAEETRGAKVPMAEAGLFDDCDVALMAHPYYAYEKSGSSLAIDAVQFEFHGKSSHAAASPHEGINALDAVIQTFNGINAFRQQVKSTVRIHGVINSGGQAANIIPDYASAQFYVRASTRKELNILTQRVIQIAEGSALQTGCRLVTSNYETSYDEMVTNESLSAAFSANLLELGISQEEIVSGNDHGSMDIGNVSLRCPAIHPYIRVVDEVHTLHSIEFRDLALQERALDGMILGAKAIAATAYDVLTQPELLQTIQTEFKQASR, from the coding sequence ATGACACATACCAAAACACAAATTCTAACTGTTATTGATCAATATGCTTCCCGTTTTAAGGAGATTTCATCATATATTGGTGCCAATCCCGAACTTGGAAATGAAGAATATCTCGCTTCTGCCCGGTTAAAGGAAGAACTTACCTATCACGGTTTCACTGTAGAAGCTCCTGTCCTTGGCTTGGACACCGCATTTATTGGTACGTATTCTGCTTCCAAAGCAGGCCCGACCATTGCCCTGTTATGTGAATACGATGCACTGCCTGAAATCGGTCATGCTTGTGGGCACCATCTGATCTGCATGATGAGCCTCGGAGCTGCGGTAGGTCTGAAGTCCATACTGGATGAAGTGGGCGGAACATTGAAAGTGTTCGGTACACCGGCAGAAGAAACGCGTGGGGCCAAAGTGCCTATGGCTGAAGCTGGCTTATTCGATGACTGTGATGTCGCGCTAATGGCTCACCCGTATTACGCTTATGAGAAATCAGGCAGTTCCCTGGCGATTGACGCGGTACAATTTGAGTTTCATGGCAAATCTTCACATGCCGCCGCAAGTCCACATGAAGGCATCAATGCACTGGATGCGGTAATCCAGACGTTTAATGGCATTAATGCGTTCCGTCAACAAGTGAAAAGCACGGTTCGTATCCACGGTGTTATCAATAGCGGAGGACAGGCAGCCAACATCATTCCTGACTACGCTTCTGCTCAATTCTATGTACGTGCCTCAACTAGAAAAGAGTTGAATATTCTCACTCAACGTGTAATTCAGATTGCGGAAGGCTCTGCTCTGCAAACCGGATGCCGGCTTGTTACATCCAATTATGAGACTTCCTATGATGAGATGGTCACGAATGAATCGTTATCTGCTGCTTTCAGTGCTAACCTGCTTGAACTCGGCATTTCTCAAGAAGAGATCGTCAGTGGCAACGACCATGGTTCCATGGACATCGGTAACGTATCCTTGCGTTGTCCTGCAATCCATCCGTATATCCGTGTTGTGGACGAAGTTCACACACTTCATTCCATTGAATTCCGTGATCTGGCGCTGCAGGAACGTGCTCTGGATGGCATGATCCTTGGAGCCAAGGCAATTGCTGCAACTGCTTATGATGTTCTTACACAGCCTGAGCTGCTGCAAACCATTCAAACAGAGTTTAAGCAAGCCAGTCGCTAA
- a CDS encoding alpha-glycosidase, whose protein sequence is MLLEAMYHVPRDKWAYAYNPSTIHLRVRTKRDDVQYVTALTGDKYDWNGTYKEIQLEKAASDSMFDYWETAVKPKFKRLTYIFRITAGTENIYLADNGIHYAPPFPTGGYYEFSYIHEIDVFKVPEWAKEAVFYQIMTERFANGNPDLNPEGTQEWGGKPELDNYFGGDLQGVLNHLDDLTKLGVNAIYFTPLFQANSYHKYDTVDYKKVDPHFGDNELLKEVAEQCHRRGIRVMLDAVFNHCSEDFPPFQDVLKNGKNSKYADWFHINEYPVQIKDGIPTYDTFGFYGNMPKFNTANPEVKDYLLDVAEYWIKEIKLDGWRLDVANEVDNHFWRDFRKVVKSANPEAYIVGEVWSDSLTWLMGDQFDSVMNYPFADKVLEFFCGSMDGYNFANEMGSLIMRYPQQTNEVIFNMLCSHDTPRLLTRAGEDKRRLKLSVVFLFTYIGTPCIFYGDEVGIRGDGDPDCRKCMQWDPAKQDQELYDFYRLMIDLRKSNEALRKGRFRFLKADHNDPCIIYERMDDTLHFTVWMNNTPQERTLSHPMETKDWKDALTEDAVVPTNGMMNIKLDPYGYRILYRQLEPS, encoded by the coding sequence ATGCTGCTCGAAGCGATGTATCACGTTCCCCGCGATAAATGGGCCTATGCTTATAATCCGTCGACGATTCACCTGCGTGTACGAACGAAGAGAGATGATGTGCAATATGTGACTGCACTGACTGGTGATAAATACGATTGGAATGGAACCTATAAGGAAATTCAATTGGAGAAAGCCGCTTCCGACAGTATGTTTGATTACTGGGAAACTGCAGTTAAGCCCAAATTCAAGCGTCTGACTTACATCTTCCGCATTACCGCCGGTACCGAGAATATATATCTGGCTGATAACGGAATTCACTATGCTCCCCCGTTCCCTACAGGAGGATATTATGAATTTTCCTACATCCATGAAATTGATGTATTTAAGGTTCCGGAATGGGCCAAAGAAGCCGTGTTCTACCAAATCATGACCGAAAGGTTTGCCAATGGCAATCCCGACCTGAATCCTGAAGGAACCCAGGAATGGGGTGGTAAACCTGAACTGGATAACTACTTTGGCGGAGACCTGCAGGGGGTGCTCAATCACCTGGATGATCTGACGAAGCTCGGTGTTAATGCCATTTACTTTACTCCTCTGTTTCAAGCAAACTCCTACCATAAATACGATACCGTTGATTATAAAAAAGTTGATCCTCATTTCGGGGATAATGAGCTACTCAAAGAAGTGGCGGAACAATGTCATCGCCGTGGAATCCGGGTCATGCTTGACGCGGTTTTTAACCATTGCAGCGAAGACTTCCCTCCTTTTCAGGATGTACTGAAGAACGGTAAAAATTCCAAATACGCAGACTGGTTCCATATCAATGAATATCCCGTACAGATCAAGGATGGTATTCCAACCTACGATACATTTGGGTTTTATGGCAATATGCCGAAGTTCAATACCGCCAATCCCGAAGTAAAAGACTATTTGCTTGATGTGGCTGAATACTGGATCAAGGAGATTAAACTCGACGGTTGGCGACTTGATGTTGCGAATGAGGTGGATAACCATTTCTGGCGTGACTTCCGCAAAGTAGTCAAAAGTGCTAATCCAGAGGCCTATATTGTAGGTGAAGTATGGAGTGATTCCCTGACCTGGCTCATGGGAGATCAATTTGATTCCGTGATGAACTACCCTTTTGCTGACAAGGTGCTTGAGTTCTTCTGTGGTTCTATGGATGGTTATAACTTCGCTAACGAAATGGGATCGCTCATTATGCGTTACCCTCAACAAACCAATGAAGTCATCTTCAACATGCTGTGCAGTCATGACACCCCACGTCTGCTTACTCGAGCTGGAGAAGACAAACGCAGATTAAAATTGTCGGTTGTGTTTCTTTTCACTTATATTGGTACGCCCTGTATATTCTATGGGGACGAGGTTGGTATACGTGGAGATGGCGATCCGGATTGTCGTAAATGCATGCAATGGGATCCTGCCAAGCAAGATCAGGAGCTTTATGACTTCTACCGTCTGATGATTGATTTGCGGAAAAGCAATGAGGCTCTGCGCAAAGGCCGCTTCCGTTTTCTGAAGGCCGATCACAACGATCCATGCATCATATATGAACGTATGGATGACACTCTTCACTTTACGGTGTGGATGAACAATACTCCGCAAGAACGTACCCTGTCACATCCAATGGAAACCAAGGACTGGAAGGATGCCTTAACCGAAGATGCTGTTGTTCCCACCAATGGCATGATGAATATTAAACTTGATCCTTATGGATACCGTATTTTGTATAGACAATTGGAACCAAGCTAA